The Priestia megaterium NBRC 15308 = ATCC 14581 region GCAAAACGCGGTTAACTTGCTGCTTATATCAAATAGATAGCGAGTTTTTGGAAAGTGCCTTTTATCTAAAAGGTGCTTTTTTTATATGTAAAAAAGAGTAGAAAAAAAGCATGTACTGTTGTACATGCTTTTTGATGACCCGTACGGGATTCGAACCCGTGTTACCGCCGTGAAAGGGCGGTGTCTTAACCGCTTGACCAACGGGCCTTTATTCGAGTAGCGGCGGAGGGGATCGAACCCCCGACCTCACGGGTATGAACCGTACGCTCTAGCCAGCTGAGCTACACCGCCATTATACGTTCTCTAAAAGACATTTATAATAATATAAAAAAGAAGGGTTATTGTCAATAACTTTTTTGTTATTTTTATAGACTATTATTTGCTTTTAAAAAAGAATGATGATCATAGGCTTTCTCTGAGGCAAACAGTATCTCTGATATTTTTTAAATTGCCATGTAAGATTGTACATCTTTTTGTATAGTTTTCAATATAATACTAGAAAATAGTCGAACGATTATAGGTATTTTGCTAGTCCGTTTGACAAAATTTCACCTTTCGTCGCGATATAATAATGAATAAGTATAATTAGCGGGTGGTGGGAGAATGCAAAAGACGGAAAGAGATTTTGCAAGTCCAACAACAGAGGCGGTATTTAACCGAACTAGATTAGAAATGTCCCGTGTGTTTACAAAGGCGGGTATGAAAACGGAAAAGGTGTTATTTCAATGGGGATTGTTGCTGCTAGTCGTAGGTTTTTTATTAGGACGAGCGTTAATTTTAATGAAAATCATGCCATTTGCTTTGCCATTCTTTGCAGCTGTAATGGCTATAAAGAAAGAAAAAGCACCATTGGCAAGTTTAGCCGTATTGGCAGGGGCATTTAGTGTTTCCATTCAAAATGGAGGTACCGTATTTGCTACACTATTTGTTTTCTTACTAATTCATCGATTTAGCGGCATACTGACAATGGATCCGTTAAAAAAGCTGCCGTTCACTGTATTTAGCGCGATGTTACTTACAAAACTAACTATTTTTTATGTGTTTACCAAGGAATTCACCATGTATGATTTTACATTTGTGGCAGTAGAAGCAGGGTTGAGCTTTATCTTAACTATGATTTTCTTACAAAGCGTGCCTTTAATTTCATACCGAAAGCGAAAACAATCATTAAAAACAGAAGAAGTGATTTCTCTAATTATTTTGTTGGCATCTGTTATGACGGGGACAATAGGGTGGATGATTTACGGGCTTTCGGCTGAACATATATTATCTCGTTACTTAGTATTAGTTTTTGCTTTTGTATCTGGCCCCACGATAGGAGCTACGGTAGGGGTCGTAACCGGTTTAATTTTAAGCTTCGCGAATGTTTCTAGTTTGTACGAAATGAGTTTACTCGCCTTTTCCGGCTTACTTGGAGGACTTTTAAAAGACGGTAAAAAGCTAGGGGCAGCTCTTGGGCTGGTTGTTGGTTCATTGCTAATCGGCCTATATGCTCAGGCTGATCAAGGATTGACGACTAATTTGTATGAATCACTGACGGCTGTTGTCCTATTTTTATTAACCCCATCTTTTGTTTTGAAAAACTTGAGTAAACTAGTACCAGGGACATCTGAAAACATGCTTGAACAACAGCAGTACGTGCGTAAGATCCGAGACGTAACAGCGAATCGCGTAGAACAGTTCTCAAATGTTTTTCAAGCACTTTCCAAAAGCTTTACGCAAAATGGGTTTTATGATGAAAAGCCAAGCGCCGATAAAGAAGTTGATTATTTCTTAAGCAGCGTTACCGAAAGGACATGCCAATTTTGTTTTAAAAAAGAACAATGTTGGGCACAGCAGTTTGATACAACCTATGAATATATGAAGGAAATTATGCTTGAAGTTGATAATGGCACTCTTGAACAAAATCCAAGACTAATTCGAGAAATGGACAAACATTGTGTGAAATCGAAAAAAGTCATCGATGTGATTGAGCATGAACTTACGTATTTTAAAGCGAATCAGCACTTAAAAGCCCAAATTCAAGAAAGTAGAAGGATTGTAGCAGAACAGCTTCACGGTGTTTCTGAAGTCATGGGGAATTTTGCAAAAGAAATTAAGCGAGAGCGCGAAAATTTAAATGTACAAGAAGAACAGATTTTAGAAGCTCTTCGTAACTTTGGGATGGAAATCAATCAAATTGAAATTTATAGCTTAGAACCTGGAAATGTAGATATTGAAATGTGGGTGCCATATTGTCACGGAAGAGGAGAATGCGAGAAGATTATTGCGCCAATGCTTACAGATATTTTAGGTGAAAGTATTGTAGTAAAGAACGAAGAATGTGCTAAATATCCTCAAGGCTATTGCCACGTTTCGTTTGGCTGTACAAAAGCGTACGTTGTTGATACAGGCGTAGCACATGCTGCTAAAGGCGGAGGGTTTGTATCCGGTGACAGCTACTCCATGATTGAGCTAAACGCTGGTAAGTATGCACTAGCTATTAGCGATGGTATGGGGAATGGAGAGCGTGCCCACTATGAAAGCAGCGAAACGCTTCAGCTGTTAAAACAAATTTTACAAACAGGAATAGAAGAGACAATTGCAATTAAATCGATTAACTCTATTTTATCGCTGCGTACAAACGATGAGATCTTTTCTACGTTAGATTTAGCGATGATCGACTTACAAGATGCCAATGTAAACTTCTTGAAAATCGGTTCTACGCCAAGCTTCATCAAACGTGGAGATAAGGTGATTAAAATACAGGCAAGCAATTTGCCAATGGGCATTATTGAAGAATTTGAAGTCGATGTTGTGAATGAACAAATGAAGGCCGAAGACTTATTAATTATGATGAGTGATGGCGTATTTGAAGGACCAAAACACGTTGAGAACTACGAAATGTGGATGAAGCGAAAAATTGGCGAGCTTCAAACAAACGATCCACAAGAAATTGCAGACTTAATTATGGAAGAAGTTATTCGAACAAAATCAGGTTTAATTGAAGATGATATGACGGTAGTTGTGGCAAAGCTTCAGCACAATACTCCGAAATGGTCATCGATTCCTTCTTACGCTTATCGTAAAAAAGCACAATAGTTAGATAGAAGTATATTTTATCTCCTCCTCGTCTATCATGTTAATACTGATAATGAGGAGGGGATTTTTTTTATGAAAAAAGGTACATTGAAACAGATGTTGGTCATTACGGACGGTGGTTCGAATACAGGTGAAGATCCGGTAGCAATGGCAGCACTAGCTAAAGAACAAGGGATTAGTGTAAACGTTATTGGTGTGATGGAAGAGGACACAATTGATGAGCAAAGTACGAATGAAATAGAAGGCATTGCCATGTCAGGCGGTGGCGTGAGTCAAATTGTTTACGTAAAACAGCTATCTCAAACTGTTCAAATGGTTACAAGGCAGGCAATGACGCAAACACTTCAAGGTGTTGTAAATAAAGAACTTCAGCAAATTCTAGGTTCCTCTAATTCAAGATTAGAAGAGTTATCTCCTGAGAAGCGAGGAGAAATCATGGAAGTTGTTGATGAACTTGGGGAAACGGTTGACTTAGAGATTCTTATTTTAGTTGACATGAGCGGAAGTATGAAAAATAAGCTTCCTACTGTAAAGGAGTCGCTGTTAGATTTATCGTTAAGCTTGAATGCTCGCATGGGGCATAATCAATTTTCAATCTTTTTATTTCCTGGGAAAAAGAAAGACGTAGAGAAGCTAATGGACTGGAATCCAAGGTTAGAGTCGCTTTCAACGATTTTTCCGAAACTAACAGCAGGAGGTATTACGCCTACTGGACCGGCTATCAAAGAGGCTACTCATTATTTCACCAAAAAGCGCTCATTGAGAGGGTTGTTAAAAAATAATGAACAATACATTGAAGAATCAGGTATGTAACCTATCTCCGGGAACAGAAATTCAAGGAAAATGGCATCACGTCCATTATAAAATTCTTGAGAAATTAGGCGTGGGGGCAACTGGAGTTGTCTATTTAGTTCAATTAGTAAACGGAACGCTAGCAGCGTTAAAAATAAGCTTTTCCAACATGTCCGTTACAGCAGAAGTGAATGTGTTAAAAAAGCTCTCTCAAGTCAAAGACAAAGTGCTAGGACCACGCTTACTTGATGTAGATGATTGGAGCTACGGTTCTCATGCTCTTTCTTTTTATGTAATGGAGTATGTGAAAGGGCAGCCTCTCCTTTCCTTTATCTCAACAAGAGGGACAGAATGGCTGCAAGTATTTGCAAGTCAGCTCTTAACAGACTTAGAAAACCTTCATGAAGAAGGATGGGTATTTGGTGATTTAAAACCAGAAAACCTGGTCGTAACATCTAACCCCGTAAAAGTTCGATGGATTGACGTAGGAGGAACAACTCTGCAAGGGCGGTCAATAAAAGAATTCACCGACTTTTATGATCGAGCGCACTGGGGGCTTGGCTCCCGAAAAGCAGAACCAACCTATGATTTGTTTGCTGTATCTATGGTTTTGATTCACGCAGCTTATGGCAAGCGAATTAATAAAACGGACAAACCGGCTGAACAATTAAAACAATTTATATTAACAACAAAGCAGTTGGAACCTTTCGGGGACGTTTTGTATCAAGCGGTTACGGGAAAGTATAAGTCAGCTAAAGAAATGAAAACAGAGGTGTTATCGGTCGAAAAAAGAAGAGGGGCAAAAAGTAAAGGAACAAAGCCTCAAAACGTTCGTCAACCGTCTGCCCCTCGTGTTAAAGTAAAGAAGAAGCGTTCTCACGTGTTAGAGACGCTACTACTTTGTACGTCTGTAATGTTGATTTATATTTTGTATCTATTTATTCAAGTGCTATAAAGTTTGGAGAAATTGTGAAACTTTCCTTATAGTCATTCGTATAAAGTAAATTAATGATACATTATTGCGTGTACATTATAAGGATGAGTCATTCTTATGGAAAAGCAAGTGAACAATTTTATGACAAAACATCAGTTATTATCCGCAGGCTCTACAGTGGTTGTAGGTATTTCTGGTGGTCCTGATTCTTTAGCACTGCTGCATTTCTTATGGAGTCTGAAAGAGCAAAAATCTCTCACGATTATTGCTGCTCATGTTGATCATATGTTCCGGGGCGAAGAGTCACAGCAAGATATGGAATATGTGCAGAACTACTGCAAACAATTGAATATTAAATGTGAGGCGAAGCAGATTGATGTTACTGCCTATCAGAAGGAAAGAAAGTTATCTTCTCAAGTAGCAGCCAGGGAATGCCGCTATACATTTTTTACTCATGTTATGAAGAAGCACAAAGCAAATTTTCTTGCATTAGGACATCACGGAGATGATCAGATTGAAACGATGTTAATGCGAATGGTCCGAGGCAGTACGATGAATGGATACGCAGGGATGCAGCCCAAGCGGCCATATGCGGATGGATTTATTATTAGGCCGTTCCTAGCCGTAACGAAAGAAGAAATCAATCGCTACTGTAAGCTACATGGGCTTACCCCTCGGATTGATCCGAGTAATGAGAAAGACTCGTACACGAGAAATCGGTTTCGTCATTACGTTTTGCCATTTTTAAAGCAAGAAAACGCAGCTGTACATGAAAAATTTCAACAATTTAGCGAGAACTTGCATGAAGATCAAGCATACTTAGAGGAATTAACGACCGATGTGATGAATAAAGTAATGAGAAAGAAATTGCAAAATGAAATTCTCATCGATAGAGATTGTTTTCTAAGG contains the following coding sequences:
- the spoIIE gene encoding stage II sporulation protein E, which gives rise to MQKTERDFASPTTEAVFNRTRLEMSRVFTKAGMKTEKVLFQWGLLLLVVGFLLGRALILMKIMPFALPFFAAVMAIKKEKAPLASLAVLAGAFSVSIQNGGTVFATLFVFLLIHRFSGILTMDPLKKLPFTVFSAMLLTKLTIFYVFTKEFTMYDFTFVAVEAGLSFILTMIFLQSVPLISYRKRKQSLKTEEVISLIILLASVMTGTIGWMIYGLSAEHILSRYLVLVFAFVSGPTIGATVGVVTGLILSFANVSSLYEMSLLAFSGLLGGLLKDGKKLGAALGLVVGSLLIGLYAQADQGLTTNLYESLTAVVLFLLTPSFVLKNLSKLVPGTSENMLEQQQYVRKIRDVTANRVEQFSNVFQALSKSFTQNGFYDEKPSADKEVDYFLSSVTERTCQFCFKKEQCWAQQFDTTYEYMKEIMLEVDNGTLEQNPRLIREMDKHCVKSKKVIDVIEHELTYFKANQHLKAQIQESRRIVAEQLHGVSEVMGNFAKEIKRERENLNVQEEQILEALRNFGMEINQIEIYSLEPGNVDIEMWVPYCHGRGECEKIIAPMLTDILGESIVVKNEECAKYPQGYCHVSFGCTKAYVVDTGVAHAAKGGGFVSGDSYSMIELNAGKYALAISDGMGNGERAHYESSETLQLLKQILQTGIEETIAIKSINSILSLRTNDEIFSTLDLAMIDLQDANVNFLKIGSTPSFIKRGDKVIKIQASNLPMGIIEEFEVDVVNEQMKAEDLLIMMSDGVFEGPKHVENYEMWMKRKIGELQTNDPQEIADLIMEEVIRTKSGLIEDDMTVVVAKLQHNTPKWSSIPSYAYRKKAQ
- a CDS encoding VWA domain-containing protein; the protein is MKKGTLKQMLVITDGGSNTGEDPVAMAALAKEQGISVNVIGVMEEDTIDEQSTNEIEGIAMSGGGVSQIVYVKQLSQTVQMVTRQAMTQTLQGVVNKELQQILGSSNSRLEELSPEKRGEIMEVVDELGETVDLEILILVDMSGSMKNKLPTVKESLLDLSLSLNARMGHNQFSIFLFPGKKKDVEKLMDWNPRLESLSTIFPKLTAGGITPTGPAIKEATHYFTKKRSLRGLLKNNEQYIEESGM
- a CDS encoding protein kinase domain-containing protein, which produces MNNTLKNQVCNLSPGTEIQGKWHHVHYKILEKLGVGATGVVYLVQLVNGTLAALKISFSNMSVTAEVNVLKKLSQVKDKVLGPRLLDVDDWSYGSHALSFYVMEYVKGQPLLSFISTRGTEWLQVFASQLLTDLENLHEEGWVFGDLKPENLVVTSNPVKVRWIDVGGTTLQGRSIKEFTDFYDRAHWGLGSRKAEPTYDLFAVSMVLIHAAYGKRINKTDKPAEQLKQFILTTKQLEPFGDVLYQAVTGKYKSAKEMKTEVLSVEKRRGAKSKGTKPQNVRQPSAPRVKVKKKRSHVLETLLLCTSVMLIYILYLFIQVL
- the tilS gene encoding tRNA lysidine(34) synthetase TilS — translated: MEKQVNNFMTKHQLLSAGSTVVVGISGGPDSLALLHFLWSLKEQKSLTIIAAHVDHMFRGEESQQDMEYVQNYCKQLNIKCEAKQIDVTAYQKERKLSSQVAARECRYTFFTHVMKKHKANFLALGHHGDDQIETMLMRMVRGSTMNGYAGMQPKRPYADGFIIRPFLAVTKEEINRYCKLHGLTPRIDPSNEKDSYTRNRFRHYVLPFLKQENAAVHEKFQQFSENLHEDQAYLEELTTDVMNKVMRKKLQNEILIDRDCFLRIRKPLQRRGIQLILNYLYKEIPPTLSSAHVDMLVGFCESEKPSGTLDFPNGLRIIRSYNDCLFTFNEGNIEPYEFIVPIPGVVELPNGHQLICEIHNKVEDIKGNDVFLLDEAHDLQSLKVRTRKNGDKMRVKGMKGHKKVKDIFIDEKIPLHFRDHWPVVEDSQGTILWLPGLKKSAYELHTHKSRYVILYYK